One window of Calonectris borealis chromosome 28, bCalBor7.hap1.2, whole genome shotgun sequence genomic DNA carries:
- the FCHO1 gene encoding F-BAR domain only protein 1, whose protein sequence is MKHGQISTKELADFVRERAAIEENYAKAMVKLSKMATNGTQLGTFAPLWEVFRISSDKLALCHLELMKKLHDLIKEISRYGEEQGRVHKKSKEEVSGTLEAVQLLHGVAQLLPKSKESYHSKCQEYERLRKEGTSQKEIDKAELKSKKAGEALRRAVEKYNAARADFEQRMLDSAMRFQEVEEAHLRHMKGLIGSYSHSVEDTHVQIGQVHEEFKQNVENIGTEMLLRRFAESKGTGRERPGALDFDEYRLAPAQEGPKRSRSKAFRIPGLSRKERDRDAVESQDAEVGCPEVDEDGFTVRPDVARTEAENHVCSSSDSDYDEDEPRKFYVHIKPVQPREAAGSAEATVEQLKATVGNLILPPSIGGTVKRQSSRHVASLTPAPSDADPEGTLVAGDGAGRGRPAAQVNSGPGKAPPDTVPPAALFGPPLESAFEAEDFPAPRAYVLTSSSSPFSSSSPENVEDSGLDSPSHPAPGPSPDSRPWTPQPGTPQSPLPKRGGPPDPPPPPPPPAARDPGAWVPRPRSPAGRLPDPPGFAIFSGPGAEGLWEDVGSAPQGRSRRPSGPAPREAPSPDPFGEPPPWVRPRSPSGDHPQLPRPSSNSASSSSSSPAPPSGGESSSPSPWTCQGPGTRLTEGGTPAAPPPQPEPDTLPTRPSAAPREVPLVAPPRRSRTKRPAAGPAAGSNTDLSRSLSPSPSWSCGPSHSAPASLGERGFFAVSQPALGLSRGPSPVVLGSQDALPVATAFTEYVHAYFKGRDADSCLVKVTGELTMSFPAGIVRVFSGSMAPPVLSFRLLNAGAIEQFLPNAELLYSDPSQSDPSTKDFWLNMAALTGHLQKQAEQSPAASYYNVALLKYQFSRLGPGSAPLRLCVRWDCSPGATRVSVEYGYNAGALALPVPLANVHVLLPVDEPVANLRLQPAASWNLEEKRLLWRLLDVPGAPGQGGCGRLSASWEPLCGPSKPSPVAAQFSSEGSTLSGVEVELASAGYRMSLVKKRFATGIYLAGS, encoded by the exons ATGAAGCACGGGCAGATCTCCACCAAGGAGCTGGCCGACTTCGTCCGCGAGAG GGCTGCCATCGAGGAGAACTACGCCAAAGCCATGGTGAAGCTGTCTAAGATGGCCACCAACGGGACCCAGCTGGG gaCCTTCGCGCCGCTCTGGGAGGTTTTCCGCATCTCCTCGGACAAGCTGGCCCTGTGCCACCTGGAGCTGATGAAGAAGCTGCACGACCTCATCAAGGAGATCTCGCGCTACGGCGAGGAGCAAggccgggtgcacaagaag tCCAAGGAGGAGGTGTCGGGGACGCTGGAGGCCGTCCAGCTGCTGCACGGGGTGGCCCAGCTGCTGCCCAAGTCCAAGGAGAGCTACCACAGCAAGTGCCAGGAGTACGAGCGGCTCCGCAAGGAGGGCACCAGCCAGAAGGAGATCGACAAG GCAGAGCTGAAGTCCAAGAAGGCGGGCGAAGCGCTGCGGCGGGCGGTGGAGAAATACAACGCTGCCCGGGCCGACTTCGAGCAGAGGATGCTGGATTCGGCCATG CGCTTCCAGGAGGTGGAAGAAGCCCACCTCCGCCACATGAAGGGTCTCATCGGTTCCTACTCGCATTCCGTGGAGGACACCCACGTCCAGATCGGGCAG gTGCATGAAGAATTCAAACAAAACGTGGAAAACATCGGCACCGAGATGCTGCTGCGGAGGTTTGCTGAAAGCAAGGGCACGGGGCGAGAGCGGCCAG GAGCGTTGGATTTTGATGAGTACCGGCTGGCCCCAGCGCAGGAAG GACCCAAGAGGAGCCGTAGCAAAGCTTTCCGTATCCCTGGGTTGAGCCGTAAGGAGAGGGATCGTGATGCTGT GGAATCCCAGGATGCCGAGGTG GGCTGCCCGGAGGTGGACGAGGACGGGTTCACCGTGCGCCCCGACGTCGCCCGCA CCGAGGCGGAGAACCACGTCTGCTCCTCCAGCGACTCCGACTACGATGAGGATGAACCCCGCAAGTTTTACGTCCACATCAAGCCGGTGCAGCCCCGGGAGGCGGCCGGCAGCGCCGAGGCCACCGTGGAGCAGCTCAAGGCCACCGTGGGGAACCTCATCCTGCCCCCCAGCATTGGG GGCACCGTCAAGCGACAGTCATCCC ggcACGTGGCATCTCTGACTCCGGCCCCGAGTGACGCGGACCCCGAGGGGACGCTGGTGGCAG GTGACGGTGCAGGGAGGGGGCGCCCGGCGGCGCAGGTGAACAG TGGCCCCGGGAAAGCCCCTCCGGACACGGTGCCCCCCGCCGCTCTCTTCGGGCCCCCGCTGGAGTCGGCTTTCGAAGCAGAGGATTTCCCGG CCCCTCGCGCCTACgttctcacctcctcctcctcccccttctcctcctcctccccggagAACGTGGAGGACTCAGGTTTGGACTCGCCCTCGCACCCTGCGCCCGGACCCTCCCCGGACTCAAGACCCTGGACCCCGCAGCCGGGGACGccgcagagccccctccccaagcGGGGCGGCCCACCggaccccccgccgccgccgccgccacccgccGCCCGGGACCCCGGTGCCTGGgtgccgcggccccgcagccccgccggccgcctcccCGACCCCCCCGGCTTCGCCATCTTCAGCGGCCCCGGGGCCGAGGGGCTCTGGGAGGACGTGGGGTCGGCGCCCCAGGGACGCAGCCGCCGCCCCAGTGGCCCAGCACCCCGCGAAGCCCCCTCGCCCGACCCTTTTGGGGAGCCCCCACCATGGGTCAGACCCCGCAGCCCCAGTGGGGACCACCCCCAGCTACCCCGTCCTTCCTCCAActcggcctcctcctcctcctcctccccggccccccccagcggGGGggagtcctccagcccctctccatGGACCTGCCAAGGGCCGGGGACGAGGCTGACCGAGGGCGGCACGCCGGCGGCTCCCCCGCCGCAGCCTGAGCCGG ATACTCTCCCCACCcggcccagcgcagccccccggGAGGTCCCGCTCGTGGCCCCCCCTCGCCGCTCCCGCACGAAGAggccggcggccggcccggcTGCGGGCAGCAACACCGACCTG TCACGCTCGCTGAGCCCCTCGCCCTCCTGGAGCTGCGGCCCCTCGCACTCGGCGCCCGCCAGCCTGGGCGAGCGGGGCTTCTTCGCCGTCTCCCAGCCGGCGCTCG GGCTGTCACGGGGTCCCAGCCCCGTGGTGCTGGGCTCGCAGGACGCGCTCCCCGTGGCCACCGCCTTCACCGAGTACGTCCACGCGTACTTCAAGGGGCGCGACGCCGACAG CTGCCTGGTGAAGGTGACGGGGGAGCTCACCATGTCCTTCCCCGCCGGCATCGTCCGCGTCTTCAGCGGGAGCATGGCCCCCCCCGTGCTCAGCTTCCGCCTGCTCAACGCCGGCGCCATCGAACAGTTCCTGCCCAACGCCGAGCTGCTCTACAG CGACCCGTCCCAGAGCGACCCCAGCACCAAGGACTTCTGGCTGAACATGGCGGCGCTGACCGGGCACCTGCAGAAGCAAGCGGAGCAGAGTCCGGCCGCCTCCTACTACAACGTGGCTCTGCTCAAGTACCAG TTCTCGCGGCTGGGCCCCGGCTCGGCGCCGCTGCGGCTGTGCGTGCGCTGGGACTGCTCGCCGGGCGCCACGCGGGTCAGCGTCGAGTACGGCTACAACGCGggtgccctggccctgcccgTGCCCCTCGCCAACGTCCACGTCCTGCTGCCCGTGGACGAGCCCGTCGCCAACCTGCGGCTGCAGCCCGCGGCCAGCTG GAACCTGGAGGAGAAGAGGCTGCTCTGGAGGCTGCTGGACGTCCCCGgtgccccggggcagggag gctgcGGCCGGCTCTCGGCCAGCTGGGAGCCCCTCTGTGGgcccagcaagcccagcccagTGGCAGCCCAGTTCAGCAGCGAGGGCAGCACGCTGTCAGGCGTCGAGGTGGAGCTGGCGAGCGCCGGGTACCGCATGTCGCTGGTCAAGAAAAGGTTTGCTACAG GGATCTACCTGGCGGGGTCCTGA
- the B3GNT3 gene encoding LOW QUALITY PROTEIN: N-acetyllactosaminide beta-1,3-N-acetylglucosaminyltransferase 3 (The sequence of the model RefSeq protein was modified relative to this genomic sequence to represent the inferred CDS: inserted 2 bases in 1 codon; substituted 1 base at 1 genomic stop codon) encodes MCRCSPGALALRGQGKLRQGTISALPSPFLAPAGAAAPPAAGGQAKSKGVGGQTDGITAPGRDPPPRLPPPRALPTPAPCVVNTSVHNSSGFATLPGHXMRYQHCRSFPALLGVPGKCGGPEGSPDIFLLLAIKSSPVNYERREVIRKTWGXERIFEGAFIRWVFLVGVAPGAQDAKKLNRLLRLEQREHGDVLQWDFRDTFFNLTLKQVLFHAWLEEHCPGVRFIFNGDDDVFVNTDNVVRFAMATQGTQERHLMVGQLFIDNRPVRLRQSKYCVPAQLLASERYPPYCGGGRMLMSGFTARVVSRESRDIELFPIDDVYLGMCLEKAGLLPASHEGIRTVGVGVLANTDPFSPCYYRELLLVHRLVPYEMAVMWQAIHEPRLEGEHLLGRPRRTRSWGKMPGRPQGCSGCGSPQIPGSCCPALRGRVPGDPRADPPQLHRGPAGTAEWCLPCQAPAPTLGTAECHRAPILPLFLPGFTPNLPSQGQRSPEAPEGK; translated from the exons ATGTGCCGCTGCTCCCCGGGGGCTCTGGCGTTGCGAGgccaggggaaactgaggcagggaaccATCAGCGCTTTGCCGAGCCCTTTCCTTGCGCCCGCGGGTGCTGCCGCCCCACCTGCGGCGGGTGGACAGGCGAAGAGCAAAGGGGTGGGCGGACAGACGGACGGCATCACGGCACCCGGCAGGGATCCCC cccccaggctccccccaccccgggcttTGCCCACCCCTGCCCCGTGCGTGGTCAACACCTCGGTGCACAACAGCTCCGGCTTCGCCACGCTGCCCGGCCA CATGCGGTACCAGCACTGCCGGTCCTTCCCGGCGCTGCTCGGCGTTCCCGGCAAGTGCGGGGGGCCGGAGGGATCCCCCGACATCTTCCTCCTCTTGGCCATCAAGTCATCGCCGGTGAACTATGAGCGGCGGGAGGTGATCCGCAAGACCTGGGGGTAGGAGAGGATCTTCGAAGGAGCCTTCATCCGCTGGGTCTTCCTCGTGGGGGTGGCCCCTGGTGCCCAGGATGCCAAGAAGCTCAACCGGCTGCTGCGGCTGGAGCAACGGGAGCACGGGGACGTGCTGCAGTGGGACTTCAGGGACACCTTCTTCAACCTGACGCTGAAGCAGGTCCTCTTCCACGCCTGGCTGGAGGAGCACTGCCCCGGCGTCCGCTTCATCTTCAACGGGGACGACGACGTCTTCGTCAACACGGACAACGTCGTCCGCTTTGCGATGgccacccagggcacccaggaGCGGCACCTCATGGTGGGGCAGCTCTTCATCGACAACAGGCCCGTCCGGCTCCGGCAAAGCAAGTACTGCGTGCCCGCGCAGCTCCTGGCCTCCGAGCGGTACCCGCCCTACTGCGGCGGCGGCAGGATGCTCATGTCCGGCTTCACCGCCCGCGTCGTCTCCCGGGAATCGCGGGACATCGAGCTCTTCCCCATCGACGACGTCTACCTGGGCATGTGCTTGGAGAAGGCAGGGCTCCTGCCCGCTTCCCACGAGGGCATCCGGACCGTGGGCGTGGGGGTGCTGGCCAACACCGACCCCTTCAGTCCCTGCTACTaccgggagctgctgctggtgcaCCGCCTCGTGCCCTACGAGATGGCGGTGATGTGGCAGGCCATCCACGAGCCCCGGCTCGAAGGTGAGCATCTTCTAGGGCGGCCGAGGAGGACCCGGAGCTGGGGGAAAATGCCGGGGCGACCCCAGGGCTGCTCGGGCTGCGGCTCTCCCCAGATCCCTGGTAGCTGCTGCCCGGCGCTGCGAGGGAgggtccctggggaccccagggccGACCCCCCCCAACTCCACCGCGGTCCTGCCGGCACGGCAGAGTGGTGTCTGCCATGCCAAGCCCcggctcccaccctggggactgCTGAGTGCCACCGTGCGCCCATCCTGCCCCTGTTTCTGCCTGGTTTTACCCCAAATCTGCCCTCCCAGGGCCAGAGGAGCCCTGAGGCACCAGAGGGAAAATAA